CCAGGGGGGAGGAGTCGTCGGCCGTTCCCAAGGCGAGGGCCGCTTCCGTGATTTTGAGGGGGGACACGGAAGCGGCCCTCGCGTTTTCGCGTGCGGGGGTGCCCGACCCGGCCGAAGAAGCGGCCCCGCCCGCCTGGCCACCGACCATCCCGTACCGCGTGACCGACGGAGACTCGGGAGCGGCGGGGCGCCGCCCTTGATCGTCTCGAACTCGCTCGCCGTTCGCCGCATCTACTCCGGTGATGAGTGCGCCGCGGGCCCGTGCCGGAAACGTCTCCTGGTGCGGCGTGCGGGGGTGTGGTTGTCTGACCGTGAGGACCGTGCCGCGAAGCGGTACACGGCCGCGCGGCCCGCCCGCCGCCGTGATCGAGCCCCTCGCCGCGGACCGCGGGTCCGCGGAGCCGGCCCGGTGCTCGCGGCGTGGAGGGAGAACGCGCATGACCGCTCCTTTGCGGCCCGAGGACCCCGCCCGGGTCGGTGAGTACGAGCTGATCGCGCGGATCGGCAAGGGCGGGCAGGGCGTCGTCTACCTCGGCCGCGCGCCGGGCGGCGAGCAGGTCGCGGTCAAGGTGATGAGCGCCTCCTGGGCCTCCGACCACAGGCTCCGCAGCCGGTTCGGCAAAGAGGTGGAGGCCGCCGGCCGGGTGGCGGCCTTCTGCACCGCGACGGTGCTCGACGCGGCCCCCGGCGCCGACCCTCCCTACATCGTCAGCGAGTACATCGACGGCCCGTCGCTGCGCGAGGCCGTGCTGAGGGAGGGGCCGCGCCGCGGCACCGCCCTGGACCGGCTGGTCATCGCCACGGCGACCGCCCTGGTCGCCATCCACCAGGCGGGCGTCGTGCACCGCGACTTCAAACCGGCCAACGTGCTGCTCGGCCCCGACGGCCCCAGGGTGATCGATTTCGGGATCGCCCGGACCACGGACGCCACCATCACCCAGACGGGCTCCATCGTGGGGACCCCCGCCTACATGGCCCCCGAGCAGGTCAGGGGACGCGAGGTCACCGCGGCCGCCGACGTCTTCGCCTGGGCCGGCGTCATGGCGTTCGCCGCCGGCGGCACCTCTCCGTTCCAGGGGGAGACGCTCGCCGCCGTCATCGACCGCGTGCTGCACGACCCGCCCCATCTGGACGAGGTGCCGGACCGGCTGCGCCCCCTGCTGGAGGCGTGCCTGGACAAGGACCCCGCGCGCAGGCCCAGCGCGGTACAGGTGCTCGGCATGCTGGTCGGGCACGATCCCGCCGCCGTGGCGGGGCTGCCGGTCACGGCCGTGCTCACGGACGGCTACACCGCGGCCACCAGCGAGCAGACCCGGATCGCGCCGACGGTGGCGCTGCCCGTCCCCGCGGCGGCCGGGGACGGCGACGGCCGGTCGGACGACGCGGGACCCGGCGGCGCCGGACGGATCCCGGAGGAGCCCGGTCCCGCCGGACCGACCGGACCGGGGAGGAGGAGGCCGGTCCTGCCCGGCGGCATCGGCGGTCCGCCAGGCGGACCCGGTGGTTCCGGTGGCCTTCCCGGCCCCGGGGGCCCGCCCGGCGGGGGCGTCGGCCGCCGCGCACTGCCGTGGGTGCTGGCCGCGGTGCTCGTGGTCATCGGCGGCGCGGCCGGGTGGGTCCTGTTCGACCGCATCGACCGGCCCCCCGTCGACCAGGGGATCGAACCGGTGCGCGAGGCCGCCACCACCTCGTCCGAGCCGAGTCCGAGCGCGTCGGCGCCGGAGCCGATCCCCGCCGGGCAGGACGACGCCTACGTGCCCTCCCCGGAGCCCCACGTCCCGACCGAGCCGCAGCAGACCCGGCAGCCGTCGCCCGACCCCGGCGGCCACCACGAGGAGGACATCGGGGACCGTCACCACACCGATGAGCCCTCCACGGGAACCACCGCCCCCGACCCGGCCCACGGCGACGATCCCGACCCCGACAGCGGCCCCGACACCGGCCGCTGACGGCCGCCAGCACCGGGGAGCCGGAGCACCGGCGGGTCGGTCCGGCGGCCCCGGCGCTACGGTGGTCGCGGCTGCGTTCTCGCCGAGGCCCACGGTGCTCCGGCGCCTCTCCGACGCGGGAGGCGGCCCGGGAGGACCTGCCGATCCACCGGGTTGCGGGTACGCTTTTGACCTGCTCTCCCAGGAGGTCGCGCATGGCCGTGGTTCCCCTTCAGTACCGGTTCGACGGGCCCAGTCGCGCGCCGGTGGTGCTGCTGCTCCCCGACCTCGGCGCGAAGTGGTCGATGTGGGAGCCGCAGATGCCCGAGCTGACCCGCGGGATGCGGGTGCTGCGGGTGAACCACCGCGGGCACGGCCGGTCCCCCGCTCCCGACGGCGCCTACACGGTCGCCGAGCTGGGCGGGGACGTCCTCGCCCTGCTCGACGAGTGCGAACTGGAGCGCTTCTCCGTCGTCGGCTCCGGCCTGGGCGGGATGGTGGCGCTGTGGCTGGCCGCGGTCGAGTCCGGCCGGGCGCACCGGCTGGCGCTGCTGTCCACCACGACCTGGGCCCCGCCGGCGCAGCGCTGGCGCGGCCGCGGCACGCGGGCGCGCACGGGGGGAGCGGTCGCGGTCTCGGACGAGGTCACCCGCTCCTGGTTCACCCCGGGCTTCGCCGAACGGCGCCCCGACATCGTCTCCCGGGTCGTGGAGGAGTTCGAGGCGACCGGCCGCGCGGGCTACGCCGGGTGCTGCGAGGCCATCGCGGCCCTCGACCAGCGCGTGATGCCGGCCAGGGTCCGGGCGCCGGCGGTGGTGATCTCGGCCGCGCACGACCCGGAGACCCCGCCCGGCCACGGCCGCCGCCTCGCCAACGCGCTGCCCGGCTCCCGGTTCGAGGTGGTCAGCGGCGCGGCGCACCTGGTCAACATCGAACGCGCCGACCGGGTCAACGAGCTGCTGATGGAACACATCGCGCCCTGACCGGCGTTGTGCCGGCGGGCGGTAGGATCGCCCGTGGCGGTGGGGCCCGCCGCCTCGCCCACGGCGGGGAAACCGCGGCGAAGGCGCCGCCAACGGTCCCTATCAGTTCGAGTCATCGCTGATAGGAGACGAAACCATGCGCGAGCGCGACACCGCGCCCGTCGACCCCGACGTCGACCTGCACGTCCCGCGGCAGCGCCGGGAACTCGATGCCTCCCCGTGGCCGGTGCTCGGCGCGGTCTCGGCCGGCGGCGCGATCGGCGCCCTCGCCCGGTACGGCCTGGACGCGGCGCTGCCGCACGGCCCCGGCGGCTTCACCTGGTCCACCTTCACCGCCAACGTCGCGGGCTGCCTGCTCATCGGCGTGCTCATGGTGCTGATCACCGAGGTGTGGACCGGCCGCCCTCTGCTGCGCCCCTTCCTCGGCGCCGGCTGCCTCGGCGGGTTCACCACCTTCGGCACCGCGATCGTCGACGTGCAGCGGATGGTCGGCTCCGGAGCGGCCGCGACCGGTTTGGTACACCTGGCGGGCACGCTGCTGGCCGCGCTGGTCGCGGTCTGGGCCGGGGCTGGGTTGACGTCCCTGGCCGTGCGCCGAGCGCGGGCCGGGCGGGCGGTGCCGGCGGGTTCCGGTCCGGACGGCGACCGGGCGGGGGAGCGGCGGTGACGGCCCTCGCGATCGCGCTCGGCGCGGCCGTCGGCGCCCCCGCGCGCTACCTCATCGACCGCTTCGTGCAGGCCCGGCACGGTTCGGCGTTCCCGTGGGGGACGCTGGCCGTGAACATCACCGGCTGCCTGCTGCTCGGCGCCCTCACCGCGCTCGCCCCGTCGGCTCCGGTGGCCGCGCTGCTGGGAACGGGGTTCCTCGGCGCGCTGACCACCTATTCCACGTTCGGCTACGAGACGGTGCGGCTGGCCCAGGAGGGCGCCGGCCCTCTGGCGCTGCTGAACGCCGCGACGAGCCTGCTCGCGGGCCTCGGCGCGGCCTACTGCGGGGCGGTCCTGGTCCAGGCCCTCACGGGATGAGGATCTGCAGCGGGCAGTTGATCTCGATCAGGTAGCCGTCCGGGTCGCGGAAGTGGGCGGCGCGGATACCCCACGCCGTCCAGTCTCTGACCTCCGAGACCTGGCGCGCACCGGCCGCGGCCAGCTCGGCGGCCTTGGTGTCGACGTCGTCGACCTCGAAGATCACCGCGCAGCGGTCCTGCCCCGGCAGCGACATGTCGGCCTCGTCGGTGTTGAGCGCCTCGGCCATCACCTCGCGCTGGTTCAGCGCCAGCCGGGTCGGCGAGCCCACGTCGAACTCGGCGTAGCGGGTGTCCTCCGCGCCCCAGAGGACGGGGAGCCCCAGCACGTCGCGGTAGAAGCGGAAGCATGCCTCGTAGTCGTTGACCAGGAGCCGGATGTAGCTGCAGCGCATGGTGGTCTCCCTGCGTCGGCCGACGGTGGTCCTCCCATCTTGGCCGAAGACCGCGCCGTTCGGCGATGTTTCACACCACAGGGGTGACGGTAGTACTCGCTTTCCGTTATGTAGTACATATGCTATCAATGGAAGTAGACGATAGATGGAAGGGCGGAGACCTATGACGACGGAGAACGAGGCGGCCGCCGAGCCGCGCTCCGCCGCCCCGAGCCGGGACGAGGCCGTCCTGGAGGTGCGCGACCTGCGGATGCGCTACGGCACGGTGGACGTGCTCAAGGGGGTGGACTTCACCGCCCATCGGGGCGAGGTGCTGGTTCTGCTCGGCCCCAACGGAGCGGGCAAGACCACCACGATCGAGATCCTCGAAGGCTTCCGGATGCGCTCGGCCGGCGAGGTCGGCGTCCTCGGCGTCGATCCGGCGCACGGCGACGAGCGGTGGCGGGCCCGGCTGGGCGTGGTGCTGCAGTCCTGGCGCGACCACGCCAAGTGGAAGGTGCGCGAGCTGCTCGCGCACATGGCCGGGTACTACCGGCCCTACTCCACGCCGGACCGGACGCGGCCGCGCGACGTCGGCGAGCTGATCGATGCGGTCGGCCTCGCCGAGCACGCCGACAAGAGGATCGGCTCGCTCTCCGGCGGGCAGCGGCGCCGCCTCGACGTGGCCATCGGCATCGTGGGCCGGCCCGAACTGCTGTTCCTGGACGAGCCCACCGCCGGATTCGACCCCGAGGCGCGCCGGGACTTCCACGACCTGGTGCACCGCCTCGCCGATCAGGACGACACCACCATCCTGCTCACGACGCACGACCTCGACGAGGCCGAGAAGCTGGCCGACCGGATCCTG
This sequence is a window from Spinactinospora alkalitolerans. Protein-coding genes within it:
- a CDS encoding fluoride efflux transporter FluC is translated as MRERDTAPVDPDVDLHVPRQRRELDASPWPVLGAVSAGGAIGALARYGLDAALPHGPGGFTWSTFTANVAGCLLIGVLMVLITEVWTGRPLLRPFLGAGCLGGFTTFGTAIVDVQRMVGSGAAATGLVHLAGTLLAALVAVWAGAGLTSLAVRRARAGRAVPAGSGPDGDRAGERR
- a CDS encoding serine/threonine-protein kinase, with protein sequence MTAPLRPEDPARVGEYELIARIGKGGQGVVYLGRAPGGEQVAVKVMSASWASDHRLRSRFGKEVEAAGRVAAFCTATVLDAAPGADPPYIVSEYIDGPSLREAVLREGPRRGTALDRLVIATATALVAIHQAGVVHRDFKPANVLLGPDGPRVIDFGIARTTDATITQTGSIVGTPAYMAPEQVRGREVTAAADVFAWAGVMAFAAGGTSPFQGETLAAVIDRVLHDPPHLDEVPDRLRPLLEACLDKDPARRPSAVQVLGMLVGHDPAAVAGLPVTAVLTDGYTAATSEQTRIAPTVALPVPAAAGDGDGRSDDAGPGGAGRIPEEPGPAGPTGPGRRRPVLPGGIGGPPGGPGGSGGLPGPGGPPGGGVGRRALPWVLAAVLVVIGGAAGWVLFDRIDRPPVDQGIEPVREAATTSSEPSPSASAPEPIPAGQDDAYVPSPEPHVPTEPQQTRQPSPDPGGHHEEDIGDRHHTDEPSTGTTAPDPAHGDDPDPDSGPDTGR
- the crcB gene encoding fluoride efflux transporter CrcB, which gives rise to MTALAIALGAAVGAPARYLIDRFVQARHGSAFPWGTLAVNITGCLLLGALTALAPSAPVAALLGTGFLGALTTYSTFGYETVRLAQEGAGPLALLNAATSLLAGLGAAYCGAVLVQALTG
- a CDS encoding alpha/beta fold hydrolase; translation: MAVVPLQYRFDGPSRAPVVLLLPDLGAKWSMWEPQMPELTRGMRVLRVNHRGHGRSPAPDGAYTVAELGGDVLALLDECELERFSVVGSGLGGMVALWLAAVESGRAHRLALLSTTTWAPPAQRWRGRGTRARTGGAVAVSDEVTRSWFTPGFAERRPDIVSRVVEEFEATGRAGYAGCCEAIAALDQRVMPARVRAPAVVISAAHDPETPPGHGRRLANALPGSRFEVVSGAAHLVNIERADRVNELLMEHIAP
- a CDS encoding VOC family protein; translated protein: MRCSYIRLLVNDYEACFRFYRDVLGLPVLWGAEDTRYAEFDVGSPTRLALNQREVMAEALNTDEADMSLPGQDRCAVIFEVDDVDTKAAELAAAGARQVSEVRDWTAWGIRAAHFRDPDGYLIEINCPLQILIP
- a CDS encoding ABC transporter ATP-binding protein, which gives rise to MTTENEAAAEPRSAAPSRDEAVLEVRDLRMRYGTVDVLKGVDFTAHRGEVLVLLGPNGAGKTTTIEILEGFRMRSAGEVGVLGVDPAHGDERWRARLGVVLQSWRDHAKWKVRELLAHMAGYYRPYSTPDRTRPRDVGELIDAVGLAEHADKRIGSLSGGQRRRLDVAIGIVGRPELLFLDEPTAGFDPEARRDFHDLVHRLADQDDTTILLTTHDLDEAEKLADRILILAGGRIVADGSAEQLAKQVESDAEVRWSRGGERYVHSTADATRFVRELFAQHGEDVADLEVRRATLEDTYMAMVHRHEHGGAGAVTEFEEAKR